The sequence ACGGTCTCCATGGTGCCGACAATAAAATTCACCGCGTCTTCAATGGCCTGTCGTGTAGCCTGGCCTATCGGCGCATTCTTGAACGAATCCGCACCAAAGTCGACCATGCCTCGGGAGACGCCAACCGCTATCCCTGAGGATTCGGCCTTGCCCACTGCATTGTGGGACGTCAAAACCTGGCCGCTGGTAGAATCGATAAGGCGGATATCAATTCCAACGTGGGCGTTCGATGATTTTCCCCCGATACTGAAACCCCTGAAGCCGATACCGGCACCGCCGCCCGATTCTTCCTGCTCGAATTCCGTGACAGCACCACGTATGAGAATCTGCGCTCCAAGCACCTGACCGACTTTTGCCGAGGTCTCTTTTTTGATGACACCTGTCTGGCCAAGTTCCTGCTCGCCGAGGACTTCATTCAGTGCCTGGCGCTCGACGACCACAAAACGGCCGCTTTTAATCAGCGCCGTAGCCAACTGGTCAGCCATGCCTTCGCCAATATTCCAGCTGCCATAGGTTCCCTTTACCTTATTGTCGAACTTGGTGACCGCGATACGTTTTTTTGGCCCGGTATAAGAACCACCGGTTACCGGATCGGATGCGTATGAAACCAGAGCAAAACTGAACATAAACACCATCGCTGCACATAATAAAGCAATTCTCTTCATTCTCTTCCTCCTGGTTATTATGATGTTATCGTGATCATATAAACGTATGTACGGTTATATAGCCCCTCAGTCCCTCGTAACATACGCTAATTCCTCTCGGTCTGTTCGAGAAACATTCTTCTGAATCCGATCCCCAGGCCGAGTTCCATATCAACTTCCATCGTGCCGTCTGCAAGTTCCCTCTCCTCGGAAATCCAGGCGCCCTTGATAAAGGAATCCACACGGGCCTTTATCGTATCATTTTTTGTCACAAAATCCTGTATACGCGTATCAGAAATAATAGCAACGCCGGAGATCTGTTCCGCAAGGTTTCTCATGGCATCAACTTTTGCCGCTCGCATCGCCATGAGTCTAGCCTGTGCCGGATTTACTGAACCGGGCGGTGCTATGCCGCTTCCGGTTGCCTTGAGCAGTATCGGCCCCCAGCGCTCCTGCGGATCGAGCGTCTCATCATAAAACTTTTTAACAAGATCAGGATTGGTCCTGGTCGCAACAACCGGCGGCTTGCCGATTTCAACATAGCTCGTTCTTCCTGCCGGGACGATAAGCTTCTTATCAGGGGCAGCATTGATTTCGCTGAGATCAACTCTGCCCTCAGTCACCGCAAGACCGGTTTTTCTGCCCTCCACCCATACGAGATAGGACGTGCCACGGGCAGCAGTGACCGCAGTCGGGGTCCTCACCTCGAACTTTGACTTGCCGACGATAACATTCATCACCCCATCGATCAGATTAAATACCGATACGTTTTTGCTGTCCCTGATATACTCGGATATGACAAAGCGTGTATTTTCTCCAACCATGACCGCAGAATCATCAATAAAGAGAAGTTTGGCCCTCGATTTCCCTCCGGTATGAACCGTATCTGATGCAAAAACAGGCTCATTTTTCTGTGCCCCATTTTT is a genomic window of Nitrospirota bacterium containing:
- a CDS encoding FecR domain-containing protein, whose product is MRRFIPKRTSLCIFFFAVFILPAYHAETAGAAQKEVGNIRELRGDAYILREKQKNGAQKNEPVFASDTVHTGGKSRAKLLFIDDSAVMVGENTRFVISEYIRDSKNVSVFNLIDGVMNVIVGKSKFEVRTPTAVTAARGTSYLVWVEGRKTGLAVTEGRVDLSEINAAPDKKLIVPAGRTSYVEIGKPPVVATRTNPDLVKKFYDETLDPQERWGPILLKATGSGIAPPGSVNPAQARLMAMRAAKVDAMRNLAEQISGVAIISDTRIQDFVTKNDTIKARVDSFIKGAWISEERELADGTMEVDMELGLGIGFRRMFLEQTERN